TCATCTACTGAAAGTCCAGGCATATCCAAGATAGGAGTTTTTGTAATACCAGGACTAACCATATTAACACGAATTTTGCGTGGTAGCAATTCAGTGCTAAGTGTTCGGGCAAGCGAACGCAATCCAGCTTTACTAGCAGCATACGCACTCAATGAATGTTGTCCGATTTGATTAGATATAGAGCCTGTAAATACAATTGAACCTCCATCATTCATGTCTGGTAAAGCTGCCTGAATCAGGAAATAAGGTCCTTTAAGATTGATAGCCAAAACATCATCATATATTTCTTCGGTCATCTGATCGATAGGAGCTGCTTTAGCAATGCCCGAATTAATATACAATACATCTATTTTGCCAAAAGCTTTTACCGTTTCTTTTACAAGAGCTTGACGGTCAGCTGCTACTGAAATATCAGCTTTTATACTGCGTATCTTGTCGCCACCAAGTTCTTTACAAGCCTTTTCAAGCTTTTCTTGTGTACGACCACTAATCATAACTTTTGCTCCTTCAGCTAAAAGTAAACGAGCAGCAGCTAATCCAATACCACTACCTCCACCTGTAACAATACAAACTTTATCTTGAAATCTTGACATAAATAGAATAGATTTTTTTTTAGAATAAAAATTTACAGAGTGCAATATATAAAATATTCAATGCTTTACGAATAATAGGGCATTTTTTATTTTCTTGACTCTATATAAATATCTCTAAGTAAATACAAGTAATTACTTCTAATTTTGAAAGATTTATTTTTTTCAAATAATCTATCTTTACCGACTTGAATAAATACAAAATATTATTCTGAGCTAAAGTTATATATACTCAAGTATCTAGGTGGTATTAGTAAATACTAATTTAGTAGAAAAACTGTAAAAAATAATATGTATAATTTTAAGATAATCCCTACATAGGTGCTAAATACAAGCACTATAATTAGTTTATCGCAGGACAAATAACTAAATTTATTTCTTAAACGTAAGCTATGAATAAGAATATTATCCTATTCTATTTCATTCTTCTGTAAGAGCAAATACTATTTCAATAATTCCTTAATTAAAAAATAATCTCATCCTATTTATCATGGAAATTTACAAAAGCGAATATCAAACTATTAATTTTGATGAATCTAAATCTATACTATCAAAATCTTGGACTCCAAAATCTGAAGAACTTGAGGAAGATGACTTTACTGCTGAAATAAATAAAATAGCAGAGTGTGCTGAAAAATACAATGCCAAATATTTCTTAGACGACACACGAGATTTTTCTTTCACTATTACGATAGAACTACAAAGCTGGGTAGATAATGAGGTTTTTCCTCGTTTTATAGCAGCAGGACTTAAAAAATATGCTATTATCGTATCAAAAGAGTTTATTTCACAACTTTCTATTGAACAAACTATGGAAGGTGAAAAAGGAGCGCAGAGCTTTGAGGTACAGTATTTTGACAATACAGAGGAGGCGAAAAACTGGATTGAAAGTTCATTGTCTTCTGCTGCCACTGTTGCTTAATTTGCATCAGTAAGTTATATATAGCCTGAATAGTTTGGTCTGACCAACTAACTCAAAAACTATTCAGGCTTATATAATTATTCAATTATCCTTAAACGTTTCTTTCTTTTTTTGTGCCTTTGCCACCAAATCATAAAACCTGTAACTGGCAAGGATGCACAAATAAGTGATACTAAAAAAGCTAAGATTTTTCCTCCTAGTCCTAAAATTGCACCTACATGAATATCATAGTTGGCTGCAATTACTTTTTCTCCAAAATTCTTTTCTTTGTGAGGACGATTATAAAGCATTTCACCTGAATTTTCATCAAAGAAAACTTCATTATTGATATAATAAACGCCTTTTTTCTGTTGAATATAAATTGAAAAAGCAGGGTGCGAATGTTCGTCTAAATGCTCATGCCCTAAGTCAATACTATATCCATAGGCTTCAGGATACAATTTTTCGACTTGTGTTGCTATTTTATCTAGAGTGGTTGCTGTTCGTTCTGTTTTTGGAGAGGTCGTTTTGTATTCTGAAAAATCAGGATATTGTGTAAGTCCACCCGAAAAGACAAGATATATCAAAGCTCTAACAAAGAAGAAGGCATAAAAAGAGCCTGTAATCGCAATTATGATTCCGACAAAAGAAGCATAAAATCCTAAAATATTATGCAAATCATAATTAAACTTTTTCCAATTCTTTAGATTTTTTTTAGGAAACCAAAAACGCTGTTTTCTAGCTTTTTTGTTTTTTGGCCACCAAATTATAATTCCTGAAATGAGCATTCCAATAAATAGCAAAGTAGTAATTCCGACTACCCAACTTCCAATAGGACGTGACAGTAATAAAGAAAAATGTATGCCTAAAACAACTCCGAAAAAACCATTTTTCTCATCAAAAGTACCCAAAACTTCTCCTGTATAAGGATTAATATAGACAGACTTATAGATAATAAATTCATCAAAATAATTCCAAGTCGTTTCAGGATTTTTTTCGTAATAGTAAAATCTATAACTTTCATTTCTGTCAATTGGAATATTTACCCAGTGTACAGGATATTTTTCTTGTGTATATTCATTTACTTTTTTTTCTAGTATATGAATAGGTAATACTTGTTTTTTATCTATGTCAAGCTCATTATGAAACATAGCATCTTTTCGCAAAATGTCTTGAATTTCATCTTTAAATACATACAAACAACCTGTAACAGAGATAATAAAAATAATACTGCCAATACCCAAGCCAGCCCATAAATGAAATTTTCTTACCCACTGTTTGAATATTTTTTTTCTATTTGGTAATGTCATAATTATAGTCAAATTAGATAAACAACTAAACTATCCAAAGCATAAACTCTGGATAGTTTAGAAATAGTAGGATAGAAAAGATTAAAATTTGTAGGCAAGAGCTAAACGCCAATTTCTTGGAGCTTCAGCTTGATAATAGTAGAAAGTTCCATAAGGTGCACCACTATATAAATATTCGTCCAGTACATTGTAGACATTGAGTGTAACTTGTACATCATCATTTCCCCAAAATATACCTGCAT
This is a stretch of genomic DNA from Bernardetia sp. MNP-M8. It encodes these proteins:
- a CDS encoding glucose 1-dehydrogenase, giving the protein MSRFQDKVCIVTGGGSGIGLAAARLLLAEGAKVMISGRTQEKLEKACKELGGDKIRSIKADISVAADRQALVKETVKAFGKIDVLYINSGIAKAAPIDQMTEEIYDDVLAINLKGPYFLIQAALPDMNDGGSIVFTGSISNQIGQHSLSAYAASKAGLRSLARTLSTELLPRKIRVNMVSPGITKTPILDMPGLSVDEVQKMIQSLASQNPMKRIGQPEEIAKAALFLASDEASYILGTEIIADGGFTQLQLT
- a CDS encoding STAS/SEC14 domain-containing protein, which translates into the protein MEIYKSEYQTINFDESKSILSKSWTPKSEELEEDDFTAEINKIAECAEKYNAKYFLDDTRDFSFTITIELQSWVDNEVFPRFIAAGLKKYAIIVSKEFISQLSIEQTMEGEKGAQSFEVQYFDNTEEAKNWIESSLSSAATVA
- a CDS encoding PepSY-associated TM helix domain-containing protein, whose product is MTLPNRKKIFKQWVRKFHLWAGLGIGSIIFIISVTGCLYVFKDEIQDILRKDAMFHNELDIDKKQVLPIHILEKKVNEYTQEKYPVHWVNIPIDRNESYRFYYYEKNPETTWNYFDEFIIYKSVYINPYTGEVLGTFDEKNGFFGVVLGIHFSLLLSRPIGSWVVGITTLLFIGMLISGIIIWWPKNKKARKQRFWFPKKNLKNWKKFNYDLHNILGFYASFVGIIIAITGSFYAFFFVRALIYLVFSGGLTQYPDFSEYKTTSPKTERTATTLDKIATQVEKLYPEAYGYSIDLGHEHLDEHSHPAFSIYIQQKKGVYYINNEVFFDENSGEMLYNRPHKEKNFGEKVIAANYDIHVGAILGLGGKILAFLVSLICASLPVTGFMIWWQRHKKRKKRLRIIE